The Corythoichthys intestinalis isolate RoL2023-P3 chromosome 19, ASM3026506v1, whole genome shotgun sequence nucleotide sequence ACTTTAACATAGTTCATTGGCACCAAAACAGCAAAAACAAGCTACAATGGACTACTATGAAGCCCTACAACTAACTTCAAGATAGTTTCTTCAATTAAAGATGTCACAACTAGGcagcaaaacacttttttttttttcaaaataaaactctTCAACTCACTTTAACATGGTTCCTAGGAACCAAATGGTGACAAACCACTACATTCATTAAAATTAAGCTCCACAACCCACTTCAACAAAGTTCCTTGGAATCAAGCTCCCACAACATGGAGGCAAAGCACTACTTTGAAATTCCTCACATCACTTTAACATAGTTCATTGACTCCAAAACAGCAAAAACAGGCTACAAACCACTACTTTTGTCTAGATGAAGCTCTCCTAACTTCAAGATAGTGTCTTCAAATAAAGCCGCCACAACAAAGCAGCAAAACACTATTGGACAATGGACTACTATGAAGCCCTACAACTAACTTCAAGATAGTTTCTTCAATTAAAGATGTCACAAATAGGCagcaaaacacttttgtttttccAAAATAAAACTATTCAACTCACTTTAACATATTTCCTAGGAACCAAATAGTGACAAACCACTACATTCAATAAAATGAAGCTCCCCAACCCACTTCAACATAGATGGAGGCAAAGCACTACTTTGAAGTTCCTCACCTCACTTCAACATAGTTCATTTTCACCAAAACAGCATAAACGACCCAAAGTGCACTACTTTTGCTCTACAACAATCTTTAAGAGCTTCTTCCTCAAAATAAAAGTCTTTAACTCACTTCAACATTGATCCTAGGAACCAAATGGTGACAAAGCACTACTTTTTGTTATCATGAAGCTCCAAAACTCGTTATAACATCATTCCTTGGACTCACTTATAATACTTTTAGCTAAACACCAAGCAGCCACAAGATGGTGCCAATACCTATTTGCTAAATGAAGTATCTCAACTAACTTCCACTTAGTTTCTTTGCAAAAAGCtgccaaaaaaatgacactaaAGCACTACTGTTATGAAATATTGATAATAGACCTTCGTGTACTCCCCAGACAGGAAGCTTTGCTCGAAGCCGCTGTACATGGTGAGCGGGATAAGGATGAGCAGTCGCCAGTCCTTCAGAAGACGAAAAGTGGCGAGGAAAGTGTGGCAAAAAGGCTCTCGGTTGCCACGGAAACGGCTCGTCTGGTCCTGGTCGATGTTGTCCAGGAAAATAGCCACGATCAGCATGGCCAGCACTCCCACGCCTGTTGCGGAAATAAACACGTCGATCATCGCGAGTCGTACGGAACGTTACGTAGCATGGACATTACCGATGTAGCATCCGACCAACGTCCACACCAACTCCTGCGCCGGCCTGCTGGTGGTGCTGTTGGAAGTGATCACTAGGCCGCAGTCGGACGCACCGCAAGTCTGCAGCTGCTCGTCCGAAATGATTGCTGGCAACATCAGCGAAAACAACAAATGATAGAATTTCTGAGaagttttataatttatttcattcatgaactttgtaaaaaaacatactttgtttgatgttgttgttgtttttttgttttttttgattaaGCAATTGTTCcactttatacatttttttttctaaacattgCCCCCATTCCATAGTTTTGAATGATTAATAGGTTGTGTTTTATATACTTTTATAAACTCCTTGGTTTTGTTAAATCATTCTTTTgttttaaactatttttttttcatttcaacttaattaactcattttctgctattgacagcgctagatgtcccatccatttgaagtagAAGGGTTGgcaacaaatgaacaaatgttcattcgctgccaacacttccacttcaaacggattggatgtctacaagtgataaactaatttgaATTTACAGCATTtacaataaaatatacaatggaacatatcttttacatttttttttcaatgtgtagGACTGTCCAATCACTGCCAAGCTGTCttaattcaaatgaattggacatctatcgccattaACAGCATCCTTTGAGGTAATTATTAATACAttttcattgacttttactGTTTGATATCACTTCTAAACCTAGCACATTTTCAGGACTTTAAGTTGCACCTTTTAATAGTTTGACTGGTCCTGCGAACTATACTCACGTGTGACTTATACATGCTTTTTCTCACTCTGATAGCCGATAGTCTGTTGCTTaagctatagttatttgaaaaactttaaaaatgctATGCTAGCAGATGCCTATTTGGTCGATTGTTCTACATTTTAAAATGGTTACTTTAACTTATGTTTGTTCTTgttttctgcaaaaaaaaaaaaaaagaagttgtttttggcagcccttttaattttcatcgtaatcttagtcttttggatgacaaTACTTTTTAATATTAGtcttattttagtcatttccaaatgtgtgtcttcgtctagttgtaGTTGACGTTTACTCagtattttcgtctgtaaatttCGAAAGCTTCACTCCATAAAATTACCATTCACAGACAAACACATATTGGATCATTTACAAGAATCTAAAAAATTAtcacgtgataatacacactcagcaggaaagcagtacattattttcaattaattattggACAGGAAGCCACAAACtggcgttagcaatagcctaatgctaGCACGAATGCTGTGTTAATGCTactagttacatttagtgtgtgatgatcactcagtacaGACTTTTAAAAGCAAAGGCATCATtgtaaaacaaatcttaccatgtgtgtcTCTAAACAAGCAATGAGGAGACTGGAGagcacactaatgggtgagttGGGAGGacacagcacgtcacatgagtgacacatccagatactgctacaatgcaggctaactacacaaaaTGTCACactttgtgaacatgtgacggaaactatggcgcatttctgtctagtcagacaaaaactggcattcgtgtcgttatcttttagtctcccaaggcacgtttttagcttgttagctTGTTGTTAGCTTGAagttgttcgtcgacgaaatatttacgttatagtcattgttgatgaaaacaacactggtgcttCTCTAAAGAATTGCTCCAAAAATTTTTTTCCTCTTGATTGTGTATTATTTGGCTACTGAGTCTGATAGTCGATCAATCAACAATACGATCGCTCCTATTAGGCGTAAAGCTCAACTGTATTGATGGCGCTTCTTACTTATGTTGGTGTCTTGTCCAAAAATGAGCGATGACATGAGGTTCCCCCACACAGCCGACGACTGAAAGATGAAGAAGAAGATGCCGAAGTACTGGTTGATAATGTCCGGACCCTTCTTGCCCTCTTTGGCCGCCTGCACATTGCCTGAGATGGTGAGGTAAGTGCACTTGGCTGACCATAGAGGTGAGCCACCCAAACCCAGGATCACTGAGGTAGGGATCAACGtgtacctgaaaaaaaaaattcatcttgaaaaattgattttgttttCGTGACGGACGGTCATAGATGTTTGTTACCATCCCGGGTAGAGGTTCCCGAAGGAGTAGGAGACGTAGCAAGCCATGCCGGCCACGATGGTCCACTTGCAGCCCAGGTTCTTGATCATGAGGGGAGGGAGGAACATGGAGGAGATGATGATGGACGCGTAGATGACGCTGAGAGACGCCACGCCCATGCCCTCCTCCGCATTCAGGCTGCTCTGAAAATGTTGGGATGAAAAAGTACAGATTCACGCATATTTGTCTAGAAATCATCTATTTCAAATTGTgtaaactcactggctgccattgatgaaaacagacgttcaatctatttgaatAAACCAAACGGATTGGGCTTtggagtgataaactcatttaaatgtaTGGCTcatgtaattttcttttttaaaacggGAAGTTTTGGCGTGGCGCGTCTGACTCAACGTGAGCGCTATTTTAATTGAAACTAGTCAACATTTACAACATGATGCAATGCTCGTAAAAAGGTCGTAAAACATTTACAAATTGAGCTGAAaactaagattttttttttctgttagaaatattttattcaaaatatgaaaactacaaaatacacaaaatgggtgagaaaactttttttttacaagtatatggggaaaaaaagcatgaatttttttttttttggatgaaaaACAACatgagaaaatgaatgaatatagtgaacataacacattttcttaacagaaaaatgaggaaaaacaatatgaatgaaaacatatttttaagagGGATAACtaaatgggaaacaaaaacaatttttaaagtcATATGAATTTGTTAATTcgaaaaaaaatgagaaaaaaattaatcgtgaggatttttttttttaacaggatgAGTAATAAAAGTAATTAAAATCATGTTTTAAAAGAGATTTTGGGTGATTTATGTTAAATTATAAAACAAAATGAGAAAATACATATAATATGTGAGAAAGGAACATGCTTTTGAGAGGaatgaacaattaaaaatataatttaaaatagttttttaaataacatctgaattattttgtatgaaaaactaaataataaaaataattaaaattataCAAATGTAAAAATCCCTCAGGCTCATACActtacatttgtattttttcattaatttcaaaagaatcaaaaataaataaactatatAATAACAACAATACTAAACAGCTACTATTTACTTGCAAGCTCTGCAATCCGCCATACGCCGTGAAGAGCGACAGAAATCCTAGCGACACCACCAAAACGTTCTTGAAGTTGCGGCTGATCATGGCTGCtcgtacaaaaaaatcaaaaatcccccccccccaaaaaaattcaaatgttcAGAATAATTGATCAACACAAGACCCGATGATCATATGGCAACTCCTAAGAGGAACTGCTGCTGAGTGGAAGATCCTTTCTGATAAATACTCCTTTACAGGCAAGAGCAAAGTTCACACGCATGCACAGATGCACTTATCTGAGGGCTTCACATCAATATTTGACAACATGATGCATTAAAAGTTTGTGATGAGCACTGTTTTATCACAACTGGTATCAGGAATCCACTTAGGAATTGGGACTAGGCTAGGATAGGCTTTCACATGCTATGACACCACGAGACTCTGAGATTTGTGTGA carries:
- the unc93a gene encoding protein unc-93 homolog A isoform X2, with the translated sequence MKNHSLKLVYSVYESSLNAEEGMGVASLSVIYASIIISSMFLPPLMIKNLGCKWTIVAGMACYVSYSFGNLYPGWYTLIPTSVILGLGGSPLWSAKCTYLTISGNVQAAKEGKKGPDIINQYFGIFFFIFQSSAVWGNLMSSLIFGQDTNITIISDEQLQTCGASDCGLVITSNSTTSRPAQELVWTLVGCYIGVGVLAMLIVAIFLDNIDQDQTSRFRGNREPFCHTFLATFRLLKDWRLLILIPLTMYSGFEQSFLSGEYTKNYVTCALGIHYVGFVMMCFGASNSLCSFLFGRLARYTGRALLFLLAAVANFSCIIALLFWRPHPDELGIFFVFPALWGMADAVWQTQTNALYGILFPADKEAAFANYRMWESLGFVIAFAYSTFLCLEYKLYILLTVLLLTAVTYPVVEYYEYKNPTKAVEEEYYKEGIAMDDNKVSCQTKL
- the unc93a gene encoding protein unc-93 homolog A isoform X1, whose amino-acid sequence is MISRNFKNVLVVSLGFLSLFTAYGGLQSLQSSLNAEEGMGVASLSVIYASIIISSMFLPPLMIKNLGCKWTIVAGMACYVSYSFGNLYPGWYTLIPTSVILGLGGSPLWSAKCTYLTISGNVQAAKEGKKGPDIINQYFGIFFFIFQSSAVWGNLMSSLIFGQDTNITIISDEQLQTCGASDCGLVITSNSTTSRPAQELVWTLVGCYIGVGVLAMLIVAIFLDNIDQDQTSRFRGNREPFCHTFLATFRLLKDWRLLILIPLTMYSGFEQSFLSGEYTKNYVTCALGIHYVGFVMMCFGASNSLCSFLFGRLARYTGRALLFLLAAVANFSCIIALLFWRPHPDELGIFFVFPALWGMADAVWQTQTNALYGILFPADKEAAFANYRMWESLGFVIAFAYSTFLCLEYKLYILLTVLLLTAVTYPVVEYYEYKNPTKAVEEEYYKEGIAMDDNKVSCQTKL